In Topomyia yanbarensis strain Yona2022 chromosome 2, ASM3024719v1, whole genome shotgun sequence, one DNA window encodes the following:
- the LOC131679576 gene encoding putative uncharacterized protein DDB_G0286901 has translation MDDELLIEEVKKHPELYNLTNKHYMNSKRKNEIWQEIGSILNADGTTCKTRWNNIRDVFRRSSKNEATRSGQGAKCIKRYKYSRQLEFLKPSLEERNTICSVNPEPTLVELESTGSGSIKDALPAKTDPPKRRKRDAQFSERHRTTVSKPSEILMDYIVNKKEAHHIDAFLAGCAVSLKALNPLLQAKAKAEIFAVVNKYELINIEEMDNKRNVEDSLEHNSSHLNNDLEPLDSTTTIHSTNSHIHTNMNREDNNNTNIALDNINIFSHSDNNNSTNRNYSSISSDSTTTILCTNSNINTNINREDNNNTNIHLDNITSSHSNNNNSTHRNYSSISSDSTTTIHSTNRDINTNINREDSNNTNILVHNINISSHRNNNNSTNYSDISSDSTTTIHSINSDINNIDNNNNSNINSVNNGADHMNTNSQNNYENDIINCNTNGSNINNSNINSTTNNISTDWFPYTNEQVTNFNYDHLIYGSSLSTFFSTFTTSP, from the coding sequence GAACTACGTGTAAAACGAGATGGAACAATATCCGCGATGTTTTTAGACGATCGTCAAAAAATGAAGCAACCCGAAGCGGTCAAGGGGCCAAATGCATAAAGCGGTACAAATATAGTCGCCAACTCGAGTTCCTAAAACCGTCCTTAGAGGAGAGGAACACTATATGTAGCGTCAATCCAGAACCCACCCTAGTTGAGCTTGAATCGACAGGGTCGGGTTCCATTAAGGATGCGTTGCCAGCAAAGACAGACCCGCCGAAACGAAGAAAACGCGATGCACAGTTTTCGGAGAGACATAGAACCACAGTTTCCAAACCATCAGAAATTCTGATGGACTATATAGTGAACAAAAAAGAAGCGCATCATATAGATGCATTCTTGGCGGGATGTGCTGTTTCGCTAAAAGCTCTTAATCCACTTCTTCAAGCTAAAGCAAAGGCGGAGATATTTGCAGTAGTGAATAAATACGAACTAATAAATATTGAAGAAATGGATAACAAAAGAAATGTTGAAGATTCTCTAGAGCATAACAGTAGCCACCTAAACAATGATCTGGAACCCTTGGACAGCACAACAACAATTCATAGCACCAATAGTCACATCCACACCAACATGAACAGGGAAGATAACAATAACACCAACATCGCACTGGACAACATCAACATTTTCAGCCATAGCGACAACAACAATAGCACTAACAGAAACTACTCCAGCATTTCCAGCGACAGCACAACAACAATTCTTTGCACCAACAGTAACATCAACACCAACATTAACAGAGAAGATAACAATAACACCAACATCCACCTGGACAACATCACTTCTAGccacagcaacaacaacaatagcactCATAGAAACTACTCCAGCATATCCAGCGACAGCACAACAACAATACATAGCACCAATAGAGACATCAACACCAACATCAACAGAGAAGATAGCAACAACACCAACATCCTCGTACACAACATCAACATATCCAGTcacagaaacaacaacaatagcactAACTACTCCGACATTTCCAGCGACAGCACAACAACAATTCATAGCATCAACAGTGACATAAACAACAtcgacaacaacaacaacagcaacatcaACAGCGTTAACAATGGAGCCGATCACATGAACACCAACAGCCAGAACAACTACGAGAATGACATCATTAATTGTAACACCAACGGCAGCAACATCAACAATAGTAACATCAACAGTACCACCAACAACATCAGTACGGACTGGTTTCCGTACACTAACGAACAAGTTACTAATTTTAATTACGATCATTTGATCTACGGTAGTTCTTTGAGCACGTTCTTTTCAACGTTTACAACCAGCccataa